From a region of the Pogona vitticeps strain Pit_001003342236 chromosome 7, PviZW2.1, whole genome shotgun sequence genome:
- the PRR22 gene encoding proline-rich protein 22, translated as MQQSKIFYPHPETYAPRPLDRLDPQPNRPFPAFVLPENLASIGTPSLYHPGNQEKELFATPPAGFHMAPCGCFFDPRIYRIEWATANFLQPPVYKLSGGPTPQNPYLLDGQKYLKNPIQPGPYPAYPGIGSNPPFVLPFFKAEAPTAPGMDGFVGPPDPGPRFTDLVRFPREGLASSREHKLPGVAPESNRKEPSIEPTGAYEPLEGRQEFGKDLAFQAEEEGPSKECEAVQDLIRNVAMAVVRSKDPSPLGEPGADVTAEGEGSFNLEKAEPDGEPGESFTLPDEVLLEVAMKLFDCSPANSDTEVSLDSLTDGGRSRSSGEDSPKDGGFSGEDSPSDIRSLNLPNELLSFDYSVPEILSTVTSLDYLYDVSAFREETQWDSGPVSLPFAPKSLEPSTGSEEKLKKNKPAAGKPKPALAQGDIGEHQE; from the exons ATGCAGCAGTCCAAAATCTTTTACCCCCATCCGGAGACATACGCCCCCCGGCCTCTAGACCGACTGGACCCCCAGCCGAACCGACCTTTCCCGGCATTTGTCCTGCCGGAAAACCTTGCTTCCATAG GGACACCCAGTTTGTACCATCCTGGCAACCAAGAGAAAGAGCTTTTCGCGACGCCCCCGGCAG GCTTCCACATGGCTCCATGCGGCTGTTTTTTCGACCCCCGGATCTACCGCATCGAGTGGGCGACGGCCAACTTTCTCCAGCCTCCGGTGTACAAGTTGTCTGGTGGGCCAACTCCCCAAAACCCGTACCTCCTGGATGGCCAGAAATACCTCAAGAATCCCATCCAACCCGGGCCCTATCCGGCTTACCCAGGGATCGGCAGCAATCCCCCTTTTGTTCTGCCATTCTTCAAGGCAGAGGCCCCCACGGCTCCTGGCATGGATGGCTTCGTTGGGCCCCCAGACCCTGGACCCCGGTTTACGGATCTGGTCCGTTTCCCCCGCGAGGGCCTGGCATCCAGCAGAGAGCACAAGCTCCCCGGGGTGGCCCCTGAGTCCAATCGGAAGGAGCCGTCTATAGAGCCCACCGGTGCTTACGAGCCTCTTGAAGGCCGGCAAGAGTTTGGCAAGGATTTGGCCTTCCAAGCAGAAGAGGAAGGGCCGTCGAAAGAGTGCGAGGCGGTCCAGGATTTGATCCGGAATGTGGCGATGGCTGTGGTACGGTCCAAAGACCCATCCCCTCTCGGTGAGCCTGGAGCAGACGTAACGGCAGAAGGGGAAGGCTCTTTCAACTTAGAAAAAGCTGAGCCCGACGGAGAGCCAGGCGAGTCCTTCACGCTCCCCGACGAAGTTCTCCTGGAGGTCGCCATGAAACTCTTTGATTGCTCTCCGGCCAACTCGGACACGGAGGTATCACTGGACAGCCTGACCGATGGCGGCCGGAGCCGTTCCTCTGGGGAAGACAGCCCGAAGGACGGGGGCTTCTCGGGGGAAGATTCGCCCAGCGACATCCGCTCCCTCAACCTCCCCAACGAGCTCTTGTCTTTCGACTACAGCGTGCCCGAAATCCTCAGCACTGTCACTAGCTTGGATTACCTCTACGACGTGAGTGCCTTTCGGGAGGAAACCCAGTGGGACTCCGGGCCAGTCTCCCTGCCTTTTGCCCCCAAATCTTTGGAGCCCAGCACGGGATCCGAGGAGAAACTCAAGAAAAACAAGCCGGCGGCTGGCAAACCAAAACCGGCACTCGCACAGGGGGACATCGGAGAGCACCAAGAGTAG